In a genomic window of Bacteroidota bacterium:
- a CDS encoding NAD-dependent epimerase/dehydratase family protein → MLSECFLQTTSKSKTLQGLDIEKYYGDILVVDSIMTAMRGCDIVIHAAANTCVWPAKSSFIRKINTTGTENMITVAKACNIKRFIYVGTASSIKSASANNQTKMLDYIDSKTRALNLVLQAAETNALDALAILPTYMVGAYDSLPSSGKMILSLIKGQLKFCSKGGKNFVYVNDVANAISNAIAIGIKGKYYIAGNQNLTYQEFLQKVAAISGKPANISPLPDFFVKTIGAAGSLYGAIFKKAPLLSLEMAQIGCEKYYYNSNDAVKQLLMPQTPIDKAISDCVQWFKQEGYC, encoded by the coding sequence ATACTATCAGAGTGTTTTTTACAAACAACTTCAAAATCAAAAACATTACAAGGCCTCGATATCGAAAAATATTACGGCGATATACTTGTTGTTGATTCTATAATGACAGCAATGCGGGGCTGCGATATTGTTATTCATGCGGCAGCTAACACTTGCGTTTGGCCCGCAAAATCAAGCTTTATTCGTAAAATAAATACTACAGGAACCGAAAATATGATAACGGTTGCAAAGGCTTGTAATATAAAACGATTCATTTATGTGGGTACAGCAAGTTCAATTAAATCGGCATCGGCAAATAATCAGACAAAAATGTTGGATTATATTGATTCTAAAACAAGAGCTCTTAATCTTGTATTACAAGCAGCCGAAACAAATGCATTAGACGCACTTGCAATTTTACCTACATACATGGTCGGCGCTTATGATTCGTTGCCGTCTTCAGGCAAAATGATTTTATCGTTAATAAAAGGACAGTTAAAATTTTGTAGCAAGGGCGGAAAAAATTTCGTGTATGTAAACGATGTAGCAAATGCAATCTCCAACGCAATTGCCATCGGTATAAAAGGCAAATATTATATCGCAGGTAATCAGAATTTAACCTATCAGGAATTTTTACAAAAGGTTGCAGCAATTTCCGGTAAACCCGCTAACATTTCTCCGCTACCGGATTTTTTTGTTAAAACAATTGGTGCAGCTGGCAGCTTATATGGTGCAATATTTAAAAAAGCACCACTGCTGAGTTTAGAAATGGCTCAAATAGGATGTGAAAAATATTATTACAACAGCAACGATGCGGTTAAACAATTACTGATGCCGCAAACACCTATCGATAAAGCTATTTCAGATTGCGTTCAATGGTTTAAACAGGAAGGTTATTGTTGA
- a CDS encoding SDR family NAD(P)-dependent oxidoreductase, producing the protein MNWEKKVVIITGSSMGIGKSIAEHLLQKGAFVILNATNAERLESTRNELIKFEKNITLIAGDVADTDDCRTIINTTICLHGKIDVLINNAGISSEGSLKATDPAVFKRIVEVNLIGAATITHFALPHIIKSKGSILFIGSVAGLHGIGNHSAYCCSKMALSALSTIAAYRTC; encoded by the coding sequence ATGAATTGGGAAAAAAAAGTAGTGATTATAACCGGTTCCAGCATGGGAATTGGAAAATCGATAGCAGAGCATTTATTACAAAAAGGCGCATTCGTAATATTAAATGCCACTAACGCCGAACGCCTGGAGTCAACCCGAAACGAACTCATCAAATTTGAAAAAAATATTACATTAATTGCGGGCGATGTTGCTGATACCGATGATTGCAGAACAATAATTAATACCACCATTTGTCTGCATGGGAAAATAGACGTATTAATAAACAATGCCGGCATTTCTTCAGAAGGTTCGCTTAAAGCAACCGACCCGGCAGTTTTTAAAAGAATAGTTGAGGTAAATTTAATCGGTGCAGCAACCATCACACATTTTGCGTTGCCGCATATCATTAAATCAAAAGGTTCAATTTTATTTATTGGAAGCGTTGCGGGATTGCACGGTATAGGTAATCACTCAGCATATTGTTGTTCAAAAATGGCCTTATCGGCTTTAAGTACAATCGCTGCGTATAGAACTTGCTGA